Proteins encoded within one genomic window of Balaenoptera ricei isolate mBalRic1 chromosome 10, mBalRic1.hap2, whole genome shotgun sequence:
- the MGST1 gene encoding microsomal glutathione S-transferase 1 isoform X1, which translates to MVELTQLMDNEVFMAFASYTTIVLSKMMFMSTATAFYRLTRKVFANPEDCAGFGKGENAKKYLRTDDRVERVRRAHLNDLENIVPFLGIGLLYSLSGPDLSTAILHFRLFVGARIYHTIAYLIPLPQPNRALAFFLGYGVTLSMAYRLLRSRLYL; encoded by the exons ATGGTCGAGCTCACGCAGCTAATGGACAATGAAGTATTCATGGCCTTTGCCTCCTACACAACGATTGTTCTTTCAAAAATGATGTTTATGAGCACTGCAACTGCATTCTATAGATTGACAAGAAAG GTTTTTGCCAACCCAGAAGACTGCGCAGGCTTTGGCAAAGGAGAGAATGCCAAGAAGTATCTTCGGACAGATGACAGAGTGGAACGTGTACGAAG AGCCCACTTGAATGACCTCGAAAATATTGTGCCATTTCTTGGTATTGGCCTTCTGTATTCCTTGAGTGGTCCAGATCTCTCTACTGCCATCCTGCACTTCAGACTCTTTGTTGGAGCACGAATCTACCACACAATTGCATATTTGATACCCCTTCCCCAGCCAAATCGCGCTTTGGCTTTTTTCCTTGGATATGGAGTTACACTGTCAATGGCTTACAGATTGCTGAGAAGTAGATTGTACCTGTAA